The following are encoded together in the Tepidiforma bonchosmolovskayae genome:
- a CDS encoding potassium channel family protein, protein MNVAILGLGRFGSQLAEELVAIGVEVLAVDRDDARVNELSETATLAAAGDLSDFEFLQSLALQDYDSVVVAIGSEVATSVLLTLTLKRRLKLKHVVAKASTNDHAEALRLAGADLVISPEQEAAIRLAHTLGPSSHLEEYMSLGPTYGVAKLKAPISAVGRTIGSLEAFTRHNVVLLAMVRNDLVTFRPDRDVVVEDGDVWLIAGEDEQLRRAGS, encoded by the coding sequence ATGAACGTCGCAATCCTCGGCCTCGGCCGGTTCGGTTCGCAGCTGGCCGAGGAGCTCGTTGCCATCGGCGTCGAGGTGCTTGCGGTCGACCGGGACGACGCGCGCGTCAATGAGCTGTCCGAGACCGCGACGCTGGCCGCGGCAGGCGACCTTTCCGACTTCGAGTTCCTGCAGAGCCTGGCGCTGCAGGACTACGACTCGGTGGTGGTGGCCATCGGCTCAGAGGTCGCAACGTCGGTGCTGCTGACGCTGACGCTGAAGCGGCGGTTGAAGCTGAAGCATGTGGTGGCCAAGGCGAGCACCAACGACCACGCGGAGGCGCTGCGGCTGGCAGGCGCCGACCTCGTAATTTCGCCGGAGCAGGAGGCGGCAATCCGGCTGGCGCACACCCTGGGGCCTTCGAGCCACCTTGAGGAGTACATGTCGCTGGGGCCAACGTACGGAGTGGCGAAACTGAAGGCACCGATCAGCGCGGTTGGGCGGACGATCGGGTCGCTCGAGGCGTTCACGCGCCACAACGTGGTTCTGCTCGCGATGGTCCGGAACGACCTGGTGACGTTCCGTCCGGACCGGGATGTGGTGGTGGAGGACGGGGACGTGTGGCTTATCGCAGGCGAGGACGAGCAGCTGCGGAGAGCGGGCAGCTGA
- a CDS encoding 6-pyruvoyl trahydropterin synthase family protein, with protein MHTSRKITVERNRLRFAAAHMATFSGDCEPLHGHNYDVFIEIEGPLTEDAWVWDFGAVKRAARELTELLDHKFILQRSSPHLEIREEPDSWEVSYRGRTYRFPASDVLPLPILNSTAECIAEWFAGRLFGALLQQGATHIRRLTVGIEEMPGQAGWYTLEL; from the coding sequence ATGCACACGTCACGCAAGATCACGGTCGAACGGAATCGCCTGCGGTTCGCTGCTGCGCATATGGCCACCTTCTCGGGGGATTGCGAGCCGCTCCACGGCCACAACTACGACGTCTTCATCGAAATCGAGGGCCCGCTCACTGAAGACGCCTGGGTGTGGGACTTCGGCGCGGTCAAACGCGCCGCCCGCGAGCTGACCGAGCTGCTGGACCATAAGTTCATCCTCCAGCGGTCCAGCCCCCACCTCGAAATCCGCGAAGAGCCCGACAGCTGGGAGGTCAGCTACCGCGGCCGGACCTACCGCTTCCCCGCCAGCGACGTCCTGCCCCTGCCAATCCTCAACTCCACCGCCGAATGCATCGCCGAGTGGTTCGCCGGGCGCCTTTTCGGGGCGCTCCTGCAGCAGGGCGCCACCCACATCCGGCGCCTCACCGTCGGCATCGAGGAAATGCCGGGGCAGGCGGGCTGGTATACACTGGAGCTGTGA
- a CDS encoding DRTGG domain-containing protein — protein sequence MTIIAVTAAQPGAGKTGVAAAIARALAYSGRPTRLVRLEEPGSRAAEDARWYSGLEFAPGSPAEPLSSVPGTAADEVLVVECGTAAVPAGAVVVAVARGAGAGAPPAHAAAVVQLAVPGVRGVQVKSGAPLHIQVGEDRTLAGFALDEALRWLHAEVLLPGDLPEDTTSDHLVIAPIGSDAGQPYFRRFPSMTVVARFDRTDMHLAALRASPNALILTGGRQPSGYTIDAASASGVPLVLSRTDTENTVIALERVFEGTRFRGERKLERMSELLAGTELFEALLQPAPATA from the coding sequence GTGACGATCATCGCTGTGACCGCTGCCCAGCCCGGTGCGGGGAAGACCGGCGTCGCCGCCGCCATCGCCCGCGCGCTCGCCTACAGCGGGAGGCCGACCCGGCTTGTCCGGCTGGAAGAACCCGGCAGCCGCGCGGCTGAGGATGCGCGGTGGTACAGCGGGCTGGAGTTCGCCCCGGGCAGCCCCGCTGAGCCGCTGAGCAGCGTTCCCGGAACCGCGGCCGATGAGGTGCTGGTCGTTGAATGCGGGACTGCGGCGGTTCCGGCCGGGGCAGTCGTGGTGGCGGTGGCGCGCGGCGCGGGGGCCGGTGCTCCGCCGGCGCATGCCGCGGCAGTCGTGCAGCTTGCGGTGCCCGGCGTGCGCGGCGTCCAGGTCAAGAGCGGCGCGCCGCTGCACATCCAGGTGGGCGAAGACCGCACGCTGGCAGGATTTGCGCTCGACGAAGCGCTCCGGTGGCTCCACGCGGAGGTGCTGCTGCCGGGCGACCTGCCCGAGGACACGACCTCAGACCACCTCGTGATTGCGCCGATCGGCTCCGACGCCGGTCAGCCGTATTTTCGCCGGTTCCCTTCGATGACGGTCGTCGCGCGATTCGACCGGACCGACATGCACCTCGCTGCGCTGCGCGCCTCGCCGAATGCGCTGATCCTGACGGGCGGCCGCCAGCCGAGCGGCTACACCATCGACGCGGCCAGCGCGAGCGGCGTCCCGCTCGTGCTCTCGCGGACCGACACGGAAAACACGGTGATCGCCCTCGAGCGGGTCTTCGAAGGGACCCGGTTCCGCGGGGAGCGGAAGCTGGAGCGGATGAGCGAACTGCTGGCAGGAACGGAACTGTTCGAGGCGCTGCTGCAGCCGGCCCCGGCAACGGCGTAG
- a CDS encoding zinc ribbon domain-containing protein, which translates to MPSPELMMFDSWPGGSWEATVRYVLALLLIYLAAVWVALVFWTYRDIRQRTRDPVLQTVAVLLVLLFFLPGHWVYLIVRPRYTLAELYERSLEEEALLQELEDQKACPTCKRRVQDDFLVCPSCRTQLKEPCRQCGRPLSYAWVACPYCGLEKPPREGFGARPVRPPQPRQYSAQPAPAPRAPAQRAAAPQPARPAAPPPAPAPQSRPNRDPFGARGTAAPPPGQAPDDGPVIGG; encoded by the coding sequence ATGATGTTCGATTCGTGGCCCGGGGGCTCCTGGGAAGCAACGGTCCGCTACGTCCTCGCCCTGCTGCTCATCTACCTCGCAGCCGTTTGGGTCGCACTCGTCTTTTGGACCTACCGGGACATCCGCCAGCGCACCCGCGACCCGGTCCTCCAGACCGTAGCCGTTCTCCTCGTCCTCCTCTTCTTCCTGCCGGGCCACTGGGTCTACCTGATTGTCCGGCCTCGCTACACGCTGGCGGAGCTGTACGAACGCTCCCTCGAGGAAGAGGCGCTCCTCCAGGAACTCGAAGATCAGAAGGCCTGTCCCACCTGCAAGCGCCGCGTCCAGGACGACTTTCTCGTCTGTCCCTCCTGCCGAACGCAGCTGAAAGAGCCGTGCCGCCAGTGCGGAAGGCCCTTGAGCTACGCGTGGGTCGCCTGTCCCTACTGCGGCCTCGAAAAGCCCCCGCGCGAGGGTTTCGGCGCGCGGCCGGTGCGCCCGCCGCAGCCGCGCCAGTACAGCGCCCAGCCGGCGCCTGCTCCCCGGGCTCCCGCGCAGCGGGCAGCCGCACCTCAGCCCGCCCGCCCGGCCGCTCCTCCTCCGGCTCCCGCGCCGCAGTCGCGGCCGAACCGCGACCCCTTCGGGGCCCGCGGAACCGCGGCGCCGCCGCCGGGCCAGGCGCCCGATGACGGGCCCGTCATCGGGGGATAA